A window from Solanum stenotomum isolate F172 chromosome 5, ASM1918654v1, whole genome shotgun sequence encodes these proteins:
- the LOC125863689 gene encoding uncharacterized protein LOC125863689: MLPRRAVRVRPALRSIKEQELPTDQEVQTQEEIKYADFREAIRMLSQAATYHVWLGDNRHEVVDTSRIRELLSMNPPSFTGSSVTENPENLKGAEDALAVSWVVFEGALMGRFFPRELREVDMRSRMSLYVAGLSRQSSKEGKAAMLIGDIDLERFIIHLQQVAEDKLKDREEFKDKRAKINKDGCNRNFYNFTARLVYPQGSMVPRGSKPLACAKCGRNHSGICREGSISCFKCGQSGHFMRQCPKNRQGSGNLSSRAQASSVAPPDRMVPRGVTSSMDGGANCLYAINSRQEQQDSPDVVTGMIRVFDFAVFSLLDSRVSLYFEILYVAMNFDVIPEQPSESVIEWSSSSADPRGCFFSYLEARNCQKQEDSPDVVTSLIRVFDFAVFALLDSKASLSFVIPYVAMNFDVKPEQPSEPVIEWSSCSTVPRGRFFSYLEARKVEVEFLRDNVGWRKRPPPESTPVVNLATLDPKIITPSLSMEQSDAAILALIDKAIQKALSTVIERVIKFEGTIASHALRLDDLTVRVEAQEKAGGISTNIDTPRAKGEVSFSNSPEMPSTLPSTYVSSTVMLEVSVDVEVADNESKRAEETDEELRDEKHGTAKILTDLHETKIGHS, translated from the exons ATGCTTCCACGAAGAGCAGTCAGAGTTCGTCCAGCTTTGAGGAGTATTAAGGAACAAGAATTACCAACTGACCAAGAAGTGCAAACCCAAGAAGAGATAAAATATGCTGATTTTCGTGAAGCTATCCGTATGTTAAGTCAAGCTGCGACCTATCATGTCTGGCTGGGAGATAATCGACACGAAGTGGTTGATACTTCAAGAATCCGTGAACTCTTAAGTATGAACCCACCAAGCTTCAcaggttcaagtgtcactgagaATCCGGAGAACCTAAAAGG GGCTGAGGATGCGCTAGCagtgagttgggttgtgtttgaAGGTGCTctcatggggcgtttctttcctcgtgagTTGCGAGAG gttgacatgaggagcaggatgagtttatatgttgctgggttgtctcgtcagTCAAGCAAGGAAGGCAAGGCAGCTATGCTGATAGGGGATATTGATCTAGAAAGATTTATAATCCATTTACAACAAGTTGCGGAGGATAAGCTcaaggatagagaagagtttaaggaTAAGAGGGCTAAGATA AACAAAGATGGGTGCAatagaaatttctataattTCACGGCTAGACTCGTCTATCCTCAAGGCAGTATGGTACCAAGGGGTAGTAAGCCTCTTGCttgcgccaagtgtggtaggaaccactcaggtatttgtcgtgAAGGCTCTATTAGTTGTTTTAAGTGTGGTCAGAGTGGACATTTCATGCGACAGTGTCCTAAGAAcaggcaaggtagtggaaatttGAGCAGTAGGGCCcaagcttcatcagttgctcccccAGATAGGATGGTACCTAGAGGAGTTACTTCTAGTATGGACGGAGGAGCAAACTGCCTCTATGCAATCaacagtcgccaagagcaacaggattcgccagatgttgtcactggtatgattcgAGTCTTTGACTTTGCTGTTTTTTCTTTGCTAGACTCAAGAgtgagtttatattttgaaattctttatgttgctatgaactttgatgttatacCTGAGCAACCTAGTGAgtcagtcatagagtggagtagtagttcagcagatCCTAGGGGTTGTTTCTTTTCGTACCTtgaggcgagaaa TTGCCAaaagcaagaggattcgccagatgttgtcactagttTGATTCGAGTCTTTGACTTTGCTGTTTTTGCTTTGCTAGATTCAaaagcgagtttatcttttgtaattccttatgttgctatgaacttTGATGTTAAACCTGAGCAACCTagtgagccagtcatagagtggagtagttgTTCAACAGTGCCTAGGGGTCGTTTCTTTTCGTACCTtgaggcgagaaa GGTCGAGGTAGAGTTCTTGAGAGATAATGTGGGTTGGAGGAAGAGGCCACCACCAGAATCCACTCCAGTGGTCAACCTTGCTACCCTAGATCCCAAGATTATCACACCTAGTCTTTCTATGGAGCAG TCTGATGCTGCCATTCTTGCT CTCATTGACAAGGCCATTCAGAAGGCCCTGTCAACTGTGATTGAGAGAGTGATTAAGTTTGAGGGAACAATAGCGAGCCATGCTTTGAGGCTAGATGATTTGACTGTAAGGGTTGAGGCTCAGGAGAAGGCTGGGGGTATTTCTACTAACATTGATACCCCGAGGGCGAAG GGAGAGGTTTCCTTTTCAAATTCACCTGAGATGCCTAGTACTTTGCCTTCTACTTATGTGTCATCCACTGTTATGCTTGAGGTTTCTGTAGATGTTGAGGTTGCTGATAATGAGAGTAAGAGGGCTGAGGAAACTGATGAAGAGCTGAGAGATGAAAAGCATGGGACTGCTAAGATACTGACAGATCTGCATGAGACCAAAATAGGTCATTCTTAA